One region of Epilithonimonas zeae genomic DNA includes:
- a CDS encoding putative quinol monooxygenase produces the protein MNIYLSAIIHIKENSMMDAIELLKKLVIETRKEKGCIQYDLFEDHRNKGVFFIHETWERNEDLQQHQVSDHMMKFRENVASLLEKPNVVYVGNKLF, from the coding sequence ATGAATATTTATCTAAGTGCTATCATTCATATCAAAGAAAACTCTATGATGGATGCTATCGAATTATTAAAAAAACTAGTTATAGAAACCCGCAAAGAAAAAGGCTGCATCCAATACGATCTTTTCGAAGACCATAGAAACAAAGGAGTATTTTTCATCCACGAAACTTGGGAAAGAAATGAAGATCTCCAACAACATCAGGTTTCTGACCATATGATGAAATTCCGTGAGAATGTAGCTTCATTATTAGAAAAGCCAAACGTTGTATATGTTGGAAACAAACTTTTTTGA
- a CDS encoding T9SS-dependent M36 family metallopeptidase: MKINQLTKSVGIGAFFLFANLNAQSNEQAIRSFIKNDISFRNISNADFKIQNEDKSSSLNAEIVNIQQYYNNTPIYKSLAKAVIRGGKVISLNNNFRQIGSSSIIADKIDKTEALSTALRSADIKDNGFELFDENSGDLINLPDNQVASIRFYFERNSSLIPAQLFFINQSKENKFYGILVSLTDGEILEKNNMIDECKFEDNHFAGDAESTSDHLLTHFNTSVTNKNQTKAVTDASYNVFPFPLEAPTFGSRAIVTNPWDLTASPEGWHSNGNTNYTNTYGNNVLAYVDNSGTNSFGFSPSSSTSGNLTFDFPFAESPSLSAYENRASAVTNLFYANNMIHDIMYKFGFTEMSRNFQTNNFEKGGSGNDAVRAEAFDGSGYNNANFASGYEILNGNGSYTTQAPRMQMYLWNSGVTTNTRLFYTDPVLATRPPVNTGSANYGRQLMETGITADIVIPPVANGCTAMAAGSLSGKIAMVNAITSGGCGYNVKAKTMQDAGAIGLIVHRTTSNTISNMSVSNVTNVSIPSIMIPKDEGDFITSEITAGRTVNVNLKNLAVGYKNSSFDNGVMIHEYGHGISNRLTGQGYSCLTNLEQMGEGWSDFFALMLTNSPNASATAGRGIGTYSSNTPTTAGGIRNYRYSTDMTINPHTYADTNSTGGQPHNVGEIWATMLWDLHWKMAEKYGYNSDVTASATSGSAKVLQLVMDGLKLQPCNPNFVSGRDAILQADQLAGGADNCLIWNVFARRGLGLNASAGTAASISDQVEDFSVPAGCVLGTEDVTKNKAFGIYPNPAKGEFFIKTAPTVGNNTIKVEVLDMNGKLVKSLERKKNSSDSISTKGLTKGTYLVVITENGKSNAEKLIVE; this comes from the coding sequence ATGAAGATAAATCAACTTACTAAATCCGTTGGGATAGGCGCATTTTTCTTATTTGCTAATCTTAACGCACAATCTAATGAACAGGCTATCAGAAGTTTTATCAAGAACGATATTTCTTTCCGAAACATTTCTAACGCAGATTTTAAAATTCAGAATGAAGATAAATCCAGTAGTCTAAATGCTGAAATTGTAAATATACAGCAGTACTATAACAATACTCCTATTTACAAATCTCTGGCTAAAGCAGTTATCAGGGGTGGAAAGGTGATTTCACTTAATAACAATTTCAGACAAATTGGAAGCAGTAGTATTATTGCTGACAAGATAGACAAAACAGAAGCTTTATCAACAGCACTAAGATCTGCCGATATAAAAGATAATGGTTTTGAACTTTTTGATGAGAATAGTGGAGATCTTATCAATCTTCCTGATAACCAAGTGGCAAGTATCCGTTTTTACTTTGAAAGAAACAGCAGTTTGATTCCTGCTCAATTATTCTTCATTAATCAGTCTAAAGAAAATAAATTTTACGGAATCCTTGTAAGTCTTACAGATGGAGAAATTTTGGAGAAAAATAATATGATTGATGAGTGTAAATTCGAAGACAACCACTTTGCTGGTGATGCAGAATCAACTTCAGATCATCTTTTAACTCACTTTAATACTTCTGTTACAAACAAGAATCAGACTAAAGCAGTAACTGACGCTTCTTATAACGTGTTTCCTTTTCCTTTAGAAGCTCCCACTTTTGGATCTAGAGCTATTGTAACAAATCCTTGGGATTTAACAGCATCTCCCGAAGGATGGCACTCTAATGGAAATACTAATTATACTAACACATATGGCAACAATGTGCTAGCTTATGTAGACAATAGCGGAACCAATAGTTTTGGATTTTCACCATCCAGTAGCACTTCCGGAAATCTAACATTTGATTTCCCTTTTGCAGAATCACCTTCATTAAGTGCTTATGAAAACCGTGCTTCTGCAGTTACCAATTTGTTCTACGCTAATAACATGATTCATGATATTATGTACAAATTTGGATTCACAGAAATGAGCAGAAATTTCCAGACCAACAATTTTGAGAAAGGCGGCAGTGGAAATGACGCTGTAAGAGCGGAAGCTTTTGATGGTAGTGGCTATAACAATGCAAACTTTGCTTCTGGTTACGAAATTCTTAACGGCAATGGTTCGTACACAACACAAGCACCAAGAATGCAAATGTATCTATGGAATTCCGGGGTAACTACAAACACCAGGTTATTCTATACAGATCCTGTATTAGCTACCAGACCTCCTGTTAATACAGGCTCAGCAAATTATGGAAGACAATTAATGGAAACAGGAATTACTGCTGATATTGTAATTCCTCCCGTAGCGAATGGCTGTACTGCAATGGCAGCTGGCAGCCTTAGTGGGAAAATTGCTATGGTAAACGCAATTACTTCTGGAGGGTGCGGATATAATGTAAAAGCAAAAACAATGCAAGACGCTGGTGCAATAGGATTAATTGTTCACAGAACAACATCCAACACCATAAGCAATATGAGCGTCAGTAACGTGACTAACGTTAGTATTCCTTCAATAATGATTCCTAAAGACGAAGGAGATTTTATTACATCTGAAATAACAGCTGGAAGAACTGTGAATGTTAATTTAAAAAATCTTGCTGTAGGTTACAAAAATTCTAGTTTCGATAATGGCGTTATGATTCATGAATATGGTCACGGTATATCAAATAGATTAACGGGTCAGGGTTACAGTTGTTTGACAAATTTGGAACAAATGGGAGAAGGGTGGTCTGATTTTTTTGCTTTAATGTTGACTAATTCCCCTAATGCAAGCGCAACAGCAGGAAGAGGAATTGGAACTTATTCTAGCAATACCCCAACAACAGCCGGCGGAATCAGAAATTACAGATACTCAACAGATATGACTATAAATCCCCATACATATGCTGACACTAATAGTACAGGAGGACAACCTCACAATGTTGGCGAAATTTGGGCAACCATGCTTTGGGATCTTCACTGGAAAATGGCTGAAAAATATGGTTATAACTCTGACGTAACTGCCAGCGCAACTTCTGGAAGCGCAAAAGTACTTCAATTAGTTATGGATGGGCTAAAACTTCAACCTTGTAATCCTAATTTCGTTTCTGGTAGAGATGCAATTTTGCAGGCAGATCAATTAGCTGGCGGAGCTGATAATTGCTTAATCTGGAATGTTTTCGCAAGAAGAGGATTAGGACTTAATGCTTCTGCTGGTACCGCTGCAAGTATTTCCGATCAGGTTGAAGATTTTTCAGTTCCTGCAGGATGCGTATTAGGTACAGAAGATGTTACTAAAAATAAAGCATTTGGAATCTATCCAAATCCAGCTAAAGGAGAATTTTTTATCAAAACAGCTCCAACTGTTGGAAACAATACTATCAAAGTAGAAGTTCTTGATATGAATGGAAAATTAGTTAAGTCTCTTGAGAGAAAGAAAAACAGTTCCGATTCCATTTCTACAAAAGGCCTTACGAAAGGAACTTATCTTGTAGTGATTACAGAGAATGGTAAATCTAATGCTGAGAAGTTAATCGTAGAATAA